From the genome of Triticum aestivum cultivar Chinese Spring chromosome 3B, IWGSC CS RefSeq v2.1, whole genome shotgun sequence, one region includes:
- the LOC123068195 gene encoding U-box domain-containing protein 4: MESPEPVSPSSSSSSSGDREQQQRHGAAERPSETAALRALVERVRGGEVEAAREVRRLTRASARHRRKLAGAVEPLVAMLRSGGGAGEAALLALLNLAVRDERNKIKILDAGALEPLLGYLQSSDLNLQEYAAAAILTLSASSTNKPIISVSGAIPLLVKVLEEGNPQAKNDAVMALYNLSTIADNLQTILSVQPIPPLLELLRAGKRSSKTADKCCALLESLLAFDQGRVALTSEEGGVLTIVEVLEEGSLQGREHAVGALLTMCESDRSKYRDLILNEGAIPGLLELTAHGTPKSRVKAHALLDLLRNSPYSRSKLQPNTLENIVSNIASQIDGEDRGGKAKKMLAEMVKVSMEQSLRHLQRRASFA; the protein is encoded by the exons ATGGAGTCGCCGGAGCCGGTgagcccgtcgtcgtcgtcgtcgtcgtcgggggaccgggagcagcagcagcgccacGGGGCGGCGGAGCGGCCGTCGGAGACGGCGGCGCTGCGGGCGCTGGTGGAGCGGGTGCGCGGCGGGGAGGTGGAGGCGGCGCGCGAGGTGCGGCGCCTCACGCGGGCCTCCGCCCGGCACCGCCGCAAGCTGGCGGGCGCCGTGGAGCCGCTCGTCGCCATGCTCCGgtccggcggcggcgccggcgaggccgcGCTGCTGGCGCTGCTCAACCTCGCCGTCAGGGACGAGAG GAATAAGATCAAGATACTGGATGCCGGTGCCCTTGAGCCGCTGCTTGGTTACTTGCAGTCAAGCGATCTGAACTTACAGGAGTATGCGGCTGCTGCAATCCTCACTCTCTCAGCCTCATCCACAAATAAGCCCATCATAAGCGTATCCGGGGCAATCCCTCTCCTTGTAAAGGTTCTGGAAGAAGGGAATCCGCAGGCCAAGAATGATGCTGTCATGGCCCTCTACAACCTCTCCACCATTGCAGATAACCTCCAAACCATCCTCTCTGTCCAGCCCATCCCCCCTTTGTTAGAGTTGCTGAGAGCTGGCAAGAGGTCCTCCAAGACAGCAGACAAGTGCTGCGCCCTTCTGGAATCGCTGCTCGCCTTTGATCAAGGCCGAGTGGCCCTAACTTCCGAGGAAGGCGGGGTGCTCACCATCGTGGAGGTGCTCGAGGAAGGCTCCCTCCAAGGCCGAGAGCATGCTGTTGGAGCGCTCCTCACGATGTGCGAGAGTGACCGCAGTAAATACAGAGATCTCATTCTGAACGAAGGCGCGATCCCCGGTCTTCTGGAGCTCACCGCTCATGGCACTCCCAAGTCCAGAGTGAAGGCGCACGCTCTGCTCGACCTGCTGCGCAACTCGCCCTACTCGAGGTCGAAGCTGCAGCCCAACACCCTGGAGAACATCGTCAGCAACATTGCTTCTCAGATCGATGGGGAGGACCGTGGTGGGAAGGCCAAGAAGATGCTCGCCGAGATGGTGAAGGTCAGCATGGAGCAGAGCTTGAGGCACCTGCAGCGCCGGGCTTCCTTCGCTTGA